tgaaaatgaaaaaatctcaaaCATCGAAATTACGAGCTTTTCTTTGCTccggattttcgatatttttatgtgCGGAATTCTGATCATTCCGagtttcggtttttctcattttttacacccactcccCCCTCGGCCAATTACTTAATTACGAACCCCGTAACGGATTAGAAAATTTACGACGCCGCTGTCGACGGCGGGACGCAAAGGCAGGATCAGCGTCCTTTCTCGGTTCAGCGATTAAGGCATCGTCGAGGTATCGCACCGCATCGCCTCGAGTACCGCGGATTTCGCGCATCGCTCTGCACCCACGCATCCCGGGGACCGGATAAACCGGATGTCTTGACCCCCGGCACCACGCGTCGAGCCCCAGCCTGGAACTGCTGGGATAAAATATCCAGCGATCGTTAAGCATCCTGTGAGTTTTATCGCCTAACAGTCCAGGACCTCCTACAACCGTAACTCAATATCAACGAATTAGTCCATAAACATCCAGCCCTGAAACCCGCGGGCTTTGTACACACATCTTTTACCCGTAAATCTCCGCTCGGGTACTTGTAGAGAGTCAGAGTGTAGTTTCGCCTTTTCCCTTCGTCACAATTACTGTGAAATTCAGAATTCTCGGAATCTCAACTTTTATGATCAAGGATTTTTAATTAGTTCTCATTGCATTCTTTCActgcatttttaattttgtggTATGGCAAGTATATACCGTATAGTGTAAAACTATATTCAAGTGCTTCGTTTATTTGGACGGaactttattgaaaaatcggacgTATTGCCGAagatattgtataatatgggATGGAATTCAAGAAATACCAAAGGATCAACTATCCCTAACATTTCTGACAAAGCTGCGTATGTACATTATTTGAGTACACGTGCAAACATTTTGTCATCAGTTTGTACAAGTATCTTACAAGTATTTCAGGACCTTCGATTTTTATCAGTAAATGCGACAAGTTTcgcgatttattttatttaaccaTAGTAATATTCATATCAAAAATGAATGATACTAATTTCGAATAAGAAATCTTTGAAACGTTTCCAAGTTTCAACCTAACTTAGAAGAACAAATAACTCGAAATTGTTTCTCGAAACTATGTCGTTAATCAcgccagttttttttttttacgtaactTTAtcgtatttcatttcaaactgcTCATCGAAATTCGTCTTCCCCGAAGCTGGGCGTTGAAGCGGTATTAATTTCGGGTCAGAATAATCCAAGTCGAGTGCAAGTGTAAGTTTCATACCTTACACGGGCTGCTGTTCAAAGCTTATATTATCCGTCTGGTGTAGACGGTGTGATAATTATTCAGGCATGAAACGATCAAAGATGATCGCATGCATTTCGCCTCCGGCGAAATTACGGTCTGATTACGTGAATGGCCACGTCTGGGAACTCAAAGGTGATAtaggaaaatatttcgccATCCGTTTCACGCACAAGGTGAGCCTCCGTAATTACGATCGTTCCAAAAAGAACCCTTCGAAACCCAGAAATAACAGAATTGTACGAAGTGTTTGAAACGCAGTGAAGAAGCATAAGGTGTGAAACGATACTGGACAGAAGCGTGTATTATTTGCACCCTGAAACAATTCGATACCTCGAGATTTGCTATTTTAAGGGAaatgcgatgaaaaaaaaaataaaaaaaactgacaatttgaaaaaaacgtaCGCAGCTCGTGTTTTGGAATTGCGGGAGAGGTAGACGATTTAAATCCGTCGAATACATAATTCTAGGTGTTCGTCTGCTTCAAGTACACATTTACAACATCTATAGGAATATGTGATCGCGTTGAAGATCACAAGACGCGCTTCTAATGACTGTGATCCGAATTTGCATAAGGACGGCTTTGGGACGCTTGCAATTCGAGCGGCAACCGCATGCTGGTCGATGGTTACCATGAATTTTCCGTATAATTATATGCAGATTACTTGCAAAGCTTCTATATTACAGTGTAACAGGTCTCAATTTGTCATAGCTTAGATTCCCCGATTACAAATTACAAGATCTAATCGCTAGCGTATACTAtgaatgtacatacataatgATTACATGTATACAGATATGTTCGTCTCAAGTATATTGCACGCGGTTTCTAAAGCCATATATATTTCGTAACCGAATTCTGCCCAGGGCCAAGCACTCGTGCATTTAGTGCGGTTATGTAAAAATAACTGTATAATAAACTACTAGCTGCTTAATTAATTCTATCGCGATAATAATGCGATGTGATAAGACGTTCGATCAAAGTcgcataaattattaaattcaaaaaccTCACAACAATCACGCACGTTTGGTTTCGCCTTACAACTATTATTTAACCCCGTCGCATATTACAATTGCACATAAATTTTCGTCAACGTCAAGCTgacgtgcaaaaaaaaaaaaaaaaaactaatttatCTTAACTTGCAACGTGTTTCGGGTAGTGGATATTCTTCGTGGACTTTTGAAAGTTAATTATGCATCAGACAAAACTGTTAGAacacgaattttttcatatcaaatcataattttaaatatgtttgaatgttttttaatGCAGAGTTCTgactttctttattttactaGGATAAAATACGTGTGTCTATCTTAGATCATTCGTATAAGCTCTAGAtgcgagaaaaatgaaaaacgtatGTGCatattgacgaaaaaaatggACTAATTGAAAGTATTTAACGTACGTATGCAAATtgaatgagataaaaaaaaaaaaaaatgagaaatttgtCACCGAACAACGCGACAGAGTTCAAGAACGCAAATTTTTCCGCAGGTATATCGTTAGATCACAAGAGCCGTTATTCTCAAACCTCAAAGTAACCAAATTATTCATCCATCACGCTGACCCCGTTGACAGTGGACAGAgattaattttcgaatcatAAATATACGAGTCCGAACTCTCGCAAGATTCAACCTCTGTACAAAGAACAGGAATCTTACCTTCAGCAATCACTTTGCGAGCGAGTGAAATATCACAGGCGCAACAAATCCAACGCGCCTACCTTTCAAAGCCTCCGACAATACGAGCCGACCCTTTTATCGATCATTATTCCAGATGGCCAGCATCGAGGTATCCCTCTCGACTACGCCGAGGCGAAAAAAGGGCGGAAGCATCGCCGGGGTGACTTCGTCGCCTGCGGGACATCGGGCAAGGGATGTTGGCAAGGAATTGGACGCCCTCCGAACAGCCCTTCGGGACaaggaaaatattatacagaaGTAAATGTTTCCTATAACCTgtcaataaattaaattttgcaatcaacCGCGTTCGAATTACGAATTCCAAAAACAACCgactcatttttttatttttatttttattaattttttttttttttctactcttcgATCGTAAAAAAagcaattgatttttcttgcCGAATCTGTACTGTAAtgattacaaattacaaaagtaATCGAGACTTCGTTTCAATTGCTATATTTATGCGATTCCAAGCTTATTTCAGTGTCTCTGAttggaaaatgattttcgCCTTAGTTTTCTGATTTCTCGATTGATTTCGATTTGCATTAAGTATTGAAATTTCTAATTCGTAattaatttgtcaattttttttttgcaatttataaATTGTGCGGAAAACCGGTTCTGCGtaaatctgaaataaattaatttgcatTTGCGAAGTGAGCGtgacttaaaattttttttcttcgttccaGCTTGAAGGGACAACTGTGCAATACGCTGAGCAGTCGTTTATCCCTGCGAAACGGACCTTCCTTGACCGAATCCGACCGGAAGGCGGCTGAGGATCGACTCCAAAGAttgcgtcgcgacgccgacAACAAACGGCTGGCCATAAAAAACCTCAAGTTGGCTTTGGAACGGCTCGATATTACCGAGTAAGTTTTATTGAATGTACTTGAAGCGAACTGAATCGTCTCGAAAGATTCGATATATAACAAGCCTGCGTGCGGAGTGGGGGTAGGAATGTGGAAATATCAGAAATAGAATTACAAGagtagaaagagaaaatgtaGAATTTTGATGACTCTATATTTTACCTTGGtatatattcttttttacTCCGACGATTCTATTATTTTGGCTTTCTATACTTtgacaaatttacaaatttttactttcacttTTCAGTACTCGTGAatctaaaaagaaaaatgcaatgTACCGATTGTTCTCATAGATGAACTTTTTAATTCTCAAAGCACGTTCGGAATGTTGGTGCGAATATAAAACACTGCGTATTCTTAGTTTCAAGTTGAGGAAAAAACAACTCGCGTGACAATGTATTTCCGCACTATTGCCATTATTATCGATATCTCAATCAGTGTAACAATAGGTATGTTTATTCGGAGGTGATGCGAGACTTGtgctttaaaaaattaatcttctCCACATCTTTCAACTCCCATATGGTCTAGTGGCTAGGATACCTGGCTTTCACCCAGGAGGCTCGGGTTCGATTCCCGgtatgggaaatttttttggcaaaatatttttcctcaacatTTCAATAAACTTTTGTTCGATTATCGATATTAAACGAAAATACTTGTTTTGgagattgttgaaaaaaacaaaaatgcgGAGTTATCTCCGTCCCATATTATaatgtattattaatatacatgcctatatatatgtatatatataccttgtATAGATATAGACGCAGCAGTTCATTCGTGTTTTATACAATAAAAACGTCGATTATTTGTCTCGGTCACAGCAACATAGACGTGCGGATACAGCAGGCAGAATTGGAGTACAGATTGGGAAGGGAAGAACTGGAACTGTTGACCCTTCGGGAAGAGAGTCGAGCCCTTCAGGCGGCCTTAGAGCTTGCGGACACGCAAGAGAAGCAGAAAAATCACACGATAttcaggtataatataatacgatATACGTGAAACCTGATATTACAATATCTTCCATATTTTTACCAGCTCGCGAAATTtcttgagaaataaaaacgacACCTCTTCCATGTTTCAGCTGTATTTCCGGATCCACGCAAGTCACCGTTCACGCCCTCGAAGTCAGCGCCGACCCTAAGAGTCCCAGATTTGGGGCCGGGCCCAGAGACGATGCACCGGGCCTCTACGTCGATTGGGCCGTTGAAGATTCGGGACTTTGCAAGGGCGACAGGTGAGCGTCGAAGGTCTGAGCAATCTAAGAAAAATGTGGACAAGTGTCATCCGATAAATGTTCTACATGTTGCATCTACGATTCTCCATCAAATTTGTGccattttgttggtttttatttttatttctcaaatttataatttcttcaatatttgatccgtagaatatttcattatatcattttcttcttcttttatccGCAAAAAAGTACAAAGTTTTATCAGAGAAGCTGAAAAGTAGGCATGTACAAAAGGGTTTCTCCGAATATTTTAGGTACCTTGACTCGCCGCTAGATGTCGCAAGTTCGCAGCGAGCGCGTAACTTTCTCGCAGGAGAAGCAATTAGTCAGTTCAGAGGCGAATTGATACGTATTTGCGTGATATGGGGATTATTGACTCTTGATCCGGTTACTTGGAGACTTTTAGATAAATGAAGAGGTTCCGCGAGTCCGATGAACGACGCGTGTTCGTTTCGAACCTCGCTTGTGCGACGAAGCATTCGAGGATCGGATCATGTCGTGGGCGTTATATACGAGCGGCGTTCTATCAACGCTTATAACAATGCAGAATCCTGACAATCCCCAGGTTCCCAGGCAGTCGTTGTAGCGTAGCGTGGCCAGAAAACACCGGAAGTTCGCCATGTGCTCCCGCTAATTGCGCCAGGCGAACCGGTCGCACGACCTCGTCCCCCAACGCTGTTACAATACAAGGAACCGCCTTGTTTTTAAGCATCGTGTTCGTAAGCACTGTAAGCAGACTTAACGTCGCGTGAAACGTAGTTTCATGAATTTCGCCACACggatgttaaattttttaattcaccaAGAGAGATACGGCGaagtaaagaaacaaaatttcacgtgaCTTAAACACGGATTGTAATCGTTTTGAACGAAATTAATTATGTGATTGGTTCAGAATCGGCTTCCCCGGtaagtagaaaataatttcgaatttaaCGCAAGTCGTCGGATACAAGGAACATCTCATTAGTCATGTAACATTAATACCGTGGAGAGTTAACGATCCCCGTTTCCTGCCGCTACGCGCGGTGCGTGGTCACAAATACGATTCTACTCGacgtttgtaattttttattcttctattCTCGGATTTTATCTTCTCGTCAAATCGGTCATATTTTTCGCAGAATACTGGAGGTGAACGGCAAGCTGGTCGTAGGTGCCGGAAGGAGCGATCTTGCCAGACTTTTGGCTGTCGCACCGGATGCGGCGCAAGTCGTTGTTCTGCGGAAGGGCGAATCCCTCGCTGCTCTTCGCACCCTCAGATCCGACAACCTTCGGCTCACTCACAGGATCGGTTACCTCGAGGAACAGGTCAGGGACCTTTTGACTCCATCTCGACCTCCGGCACCCGCCGAACCTCCGCCCAGTCGTCGCGAACACGTGCAGGTATTCGTCGTTCTTGAGCTTTTTTCTAGGTCCCCGGAACTGGAGGCTCGATTCTCGAGGTCACCTTAGAATAAATATGCCCAAAGACATGAAAATGAGATGAAGAAGAGGAGAGCTTATTCATTTAAAACGTTCTAGTTGTAAAAGGTTCTCTCAAATTCGCGTTCACCACCATCGACGCAAAGTAACACGAACAgattgtttgatatttttcttacccttttttcttatttttaaagGGGTAATACTACCGTACGTTCAATAAATCAAGGGTCATTTTCTAGGatttatttacgaaaaatgaattgattttcaattctgttTTTCATACATGTTTAATACAAGTCTTGAAGTACAagaacaagtttttttttcattattttaaaacaaaatggcgAACAGACTAATGAAAGGAAACTTCTTTTTCCACGGGCAAATACTTGCACgtcgcaattttcaatttagaacaaaaaacgaaagtttTTAAAAGAAGACACTAAAATCTAGTGAAGTGCGAACGATTTTTcagtaatattaatttttacaaaagtcGCAACAATTTGAAGgatgaagtgaaatttttttagtcaaaatTTCTCCTTCCAACTGCCGCCATTTTTGtataaatcaatatttttgaaaaatcctacGTACTTCACTAGACTTTGGCATCTCCTGTTAGAatccttttcattttctgttctggattgaaaattgcaaCCTGCAGGTGGTCgctagtgaaaaaaaaattcaatactcAGATTAACACgtaaggaaaagaaaattaaaaaatgttaattcatttttctcaaataaattgtagaaaatgaaCCTTTATTTAACCCCATAACGTTTGAATCAGACGATTTCGTAAGACCCATTTGCTCTGCGCAGGTTTTTCAAAAGGGACCCCAAGTCACGGCTCTGGTTGGAAACCTGCCGGGTCTGGGGGCGAAAAGTCCGGCCGAATTGAGGCAGAGTCTGCCCACTGTCAGAACGAGACACGGGGATCATCCTCGTCGGATGAACGAAACACGGCTCTCGAAGGAGTCGGACTTCGGATCCGACGGAGCAACGAGCCACGGTCACAAGGCGAAAACCAGGCAGAGACCCCAGGGTTATCAGTTGGCCAGATCGACGGCTAGCCTTGACTGCAAGCAGTCGCATTCCGGGATACAGCGGAGACCGCTTCGCGCGGAATCCGCCATGGAACAAGTTCACAAAAGCAGGAGAAACGCCCCTTCCTTACAGTCTCTCGAATTCGACTCGGAGCCAACGTACTACCGAATACaggtaataaaaattcgacgAGGTGACGAACGATGCTAGTTTCATCTTTACTTTGAGctttgaagtttgaaaaatggtctacaatttttgaaacgtcGATACTACGAGAAGTTGGAATTTTAATATCGTCgttttcttcgttattttGTCCAATTTGAGCAAGTCTTCTTtatgtaatttatatataactgagaga
The Neodiprion fabricii isolate iyNeoFabr1 chromosome 5, iyNeoFabr1.1, whole genome shotgun sequence genome window above contains:
- the LOC124182477 gene encoding uncharacterized protein LOC124182477; this translates as MGRHSGVCSRGSKKSVILYTTDCGEEKEDFGLKIQQRSISLTALHTGSNAQQQQLLEPRMAQLETLEAKMASIEVSLSTTPRRKKGGSIAGVTSSPAGHRARDVGKELDALRTALRDKENIIQNLKGQLCNTLSSRLSLRNGPSLTESDRKAAEDRLQRLRRDADNKRLAIKNLKLALERLDITDNIDVRIQQAELEYRLGREELELLTLREESRALQAALELADTQEKQKNHTIFSCISGSTQVTVHALEVSADPKSPRFGAGPRDDAPGLYVDWAVEDSGLCKGDRILEVNGKLVVGAGRSDLARLLAVAPDAAQVVVLRKGESLAALRTLRSDNLRLTHRIGYLEEQVRDLLTPSRPPAPAEPPPSRREHVQVFQKGPQVTALVGNLPGLGAKSPAELRQSLPTVRTRHGDHPRRMNETRLSKESDFGSDGATSHGHKAKTRQRPQGYQLARSTASLDCKQSHSGIQRRPLRAESAMEQVHKSRRNAPSLQSLEFDSEPTYYRIQDSQSRASEQSDGSVMCSGSHESRTRPTPPKKPLRLSLHRAASLQSVESAPPTPQHEISRKPVKRNYRGDPPTGLDRTEVYSERGNEPLQPIHPAAGNQAPQPPPRTPSRAESCQSALRWPSPRPRPQLASVPMEKWC